The Brachyspira hampsonii genomic interval TAAATCTGTAGAAGGTAAAGGCAGTACTTTTATAGTTAAACTTCCTTTGACTTTGGCTATTATTGAAGGTATTACTTTTGCTTTAGGTAAGCAAATATATATTATGCCTCTAATTTCTATTATAGAACAAATAAAAGTAAAAAATGAACAGGTAAAACCTTTTGAAGGCAAAGGTGAAATGATAAAAATTAGAGATGAATATTTGCCTTTAATAAGACTTCATAAAGTATTTGAAATAGAAACACAAGTGGATAATATAGATGATGGTATAGTAGTAGTTGTTGAAGCCGGATATAGAAAATGTGCTATTTTTGTTGATGAACTTTTAGATCAGCAGCAGGTAGTTATTAAATCTTTAGACTCAGCATTCAGCAAACATGCAGGAATAGCCGGAGGTACTATACTTGGAGACGGAAGAATAGCCCTTATTATAGATATACAAGGACTAGTAAATATGTCTCTACAAGGAAAAATAAATAACGGCGTAAAATAAAGGATTGTAATATGTTAGATAATCAAAAAATAAATGCAGCTAATATACCTCAGGTTGGAGGTACATCTTTAGAACATGATGAAAATATTTCTATTGAACCTAGCCAGCAATTTTTAGTATTTAAAATAGACAATGAAGAATATGCTCTTGATGTATTAAGTATTGAAGGTATTGTAGGTGTAACTAATATAACTCCTGTTCCCGGCAGCCCTAAATTTATGAGAGGACTTATGAATTTGAGAGGTAATATTCTTCATATAGTTGATATAAGAATAAGATTTGGTTTAGATAGAAGAGACGATCATTCTATTGAAGATGATGTTATTATAGTAATATCAACTACTAATAGAAAATTTGGTATATTGGCTGATATGGTAAGCGATGTTATTACAGTTTATGAAAGTCAGATGACAGAAACCCCTATTGATAATATGAGAGGACTTCAAATTTCTAATGTTATTAGATTAGAAAATAAGATTATTATGGTTCTTCCTATAGAAGAAATTATAAAATCTAATGATGCCAATAATCAAACAGTATAATATCATTGAGGTATAAAAATGGAAGATATAAATGAGCATATGCCTGCTTTAAGCGATGCTGAGTTTAATGAATTAGTTAAAATTATTTATGATAAAACTAGAATACAAATGACTAGTCATAAGAGAGCTTTAGTAACTTCTAGATTGAGTAAGAGACTAAGAGCTTTAAAAATGAACTCTTTCAGAGAATATATAGATTTTGTTAAAAATGCTAAAGATGAGGAATTGACAAATTTTGTTAATGCTGTTACTACTAATAAAACTGACTTCTTTAGAGAAAATAAGCATTTTGAATATATGAAAAGTACATTTCTTCCAGAGTGGGAAAAAAATTTTAAAGCAGGAAAAGTTAAAAATCTTAGAATATGGTCAGCAGCTTGCTCGACCGGAGAAGAGCCCTACACTATTCAAATGACTTTGCATGAGTATTTTGGTTCTAACTATGATAAGTATGACATAAAAGTTTTGGCTAGTGATATAGATACTAATGTATTAGCTCATGGAAGAGCTGGTATTTATAAAGATGAATCTGTTGATCCAATACAGGATAACATATTAAGAAAATACTTTTTAAGAGGTACAGGCGATAAAGAAGGATTATATAAAGTTAAGGATATCTTAAAAAAGAATTTATTTTTTAGACAATTAAATTTTAAAGATGAAGATTTTGATATTCATACTCAATTCGATTTGATATTTTGCAGGAATGTTATTATTTATTTTGATAAAGAATTCCAAAAGGAATTATTTAATAAATTTCATAGATATTTGAAAGATGACGGTTTAGTATTTATAGGACACTCAGAAACATTATTCGGTGTATCTGATAAATTTAAATATGTAGCAAGCAATATCTATAAAAAGATTTAATTATGGGAGATAATAATGATTGATTTTCCGGCAGCAGCCAATAGCAATTTTAAAAGAATCACAATATATATAGGTGGTTACTATGCTTCGAAAGAACCTGCTGTAATAAAAACAGTTCTAGGCAGTTGTATATCTGTATGCCTGTTTGAGAATAAATTAAAATTCGGAGGTATGAATCACTTTATGCTTCCTGAAATGAGAGAATGGGAAAATCCGGCTGACGATTATAATAATACTAGATATGGTGTTTTTGCTATGGAGGTTCTTATAAACGAAATTATCAAATTAGGAGGAAAA includes:
- a CDS encoding chemotaxis protein CheW; this encodes MLDNQKINAANIPQVGGTSLEHDENISIEPSQQFLVFKIDNEEYALDVLSIEGIVGVTNITPVPGSPKFMRGLMNLRGNILHIVDIRIRFGLDRRDDHSIEDDVIIVISTTNRKFGILADMVSDVITVYESQMTETPIDNMRGLQISNVIRLENKIIMVLPIEEIIKSNDANNQTV
- a CDS encoding CheR family methyltransferase, whose product is MEDINEHMPALSDAEFNELVKIIYDKTRIQMTSHKRALVTSRLSKRLRALKMNSFREYIDFVKNAKDEELTNFVNAVTTNKTDFFRENKHFEYMKSTFLPEWEKNFKAGKVKNLRIWSAACSTGEEPYTIQMTLHEYFGSNYDKYDIKVLASDIDTNVLAHGRAGIYKDESVDPIQDNILRKYFLRGTGDKEGLYKVKDILKKNLFFRQLNFKDEDFDIHTQFDLIFCRNVIIYFDKEFQKELFNKFHRYLKDDGLVFIGHSETLFGVSDKFKYVASNIYKKI